In Puntigrus tetrazona isolate hp1 chromosome 18, ASM1883169v1, whole genome shotgun sequence, one genomic interval encodes:
- the iqcg gene encoding dynein regulatory complex protein 9 isoform X1, which translates to MSADVLRACAVLQDCSEQLAVLGNIIRPGADTQQRSELHLKTARLMAGSSLSDFTGELHQSQKQIGIQERLCAPDILAKVQKDRQFVSDVINGLMADLQKKNSIRSLFSAVEEQRKKKAQLLDIINREEEGRLRIKALQKELLDIHKQKTEECERLEELVAYLRDQVQDIRVRSDRQGKFVNSCAEQLVCQGLNVNSHKEKELEDEVGTLQERTEEEKNVHMELQNFLKRQHANLQEKLQFWIQRYEKDMEKKEQEITALQNKRNISQARIQELSKKCRDMQEVIIEDRMEKERLRAQLEKEQKERDAATKIQAWWRGTLVRKGLGSPKKDKSKSKGGKKGKKKKK; encoded by the exons CAGCAAAGAAGCGAACTGCATCTGAAAACAGCTCGACTGATGGCTGGGAGCAGTTTGTCTGATTTCACAGGAGAATTACACCAATCCCAAAAGCAAATTGGTATTCAAGAGAGGCTATGTGCTCCTGACATCCTGGCCAAAGTGCAGAAAGACAG GCAGTTTGTGTCAGATGTGATAAATGGGCTAATGGCTGACCTGCAGAAGAAGAACTCTATTCGGAGTCTCTTTTCAGCAGTAGAAGAGCAGAGGAAGAAGAAAGCCCAGCTTCTGGACATAATAAACag GGAGGAAGAGGGTCGACTCAGGATTAAAGCACTGCAGAAGGAGTTACTTGACATTCACAAGCAAAAAACAGAGGAGTGTGAG AGGCTTGAAGAGTTGGTGGCCTACCTGAGAGACCAGGTACAGGACATAAGAGTACGGTCAGACCGACAAGGGAAATTTGTGAATAGCTGTGCCGAACAGCTGGTCTGCCAAGGACTGAATGTCAACAGTCACAAAGAGAAGGAACTAGAGGATGAAGTTGGG ACGCTGCAAGAGAGAACCGAAGAAGAAAAGAATGTTCACATGGAGTTGCAGAACTTCCTAAAAAGACAGCATGCT AACTTACAGGAGAAGTTACAGTTTTGGATTCAGCGGTATGAAAAAGACATGGAGAAGAAGGAGCAAGAGATCACTGCTCTacagaataaaagaaacattagcCAGGCACGAATTCAGGAGCTGTCCAAGaag TGCAGAGACATGCAAGAAGTTATAATTGAGGATAGGATGGAGAAGGAACGCTTGCGTGCACAGCTGGAGAAGGAGCAGAAGGAGAGAGATGCTGCAACTAAG ATCCAGGCCTGGTGGCGAGGGACTCTTGTACGTAAAGGACTAGGTTCTCCTAAGAAAGACAAATCCAAGTCTAAAGGTggcaaaaaaggcaaaaagaagaagaaataa
- the iqcg gene encoding dynein regulatory complex protein 9 isoform X2, translating to MSADVLRACAVLQDCSEQLAVLGNIIRPGADTQRSELHLKTARLMAGSSLSDFTGELHQSQKQIGIQERLCAPDILAKVQKDRQFVSDVINGLMADLQKKNSIRSLFSAVEEQRKKKAQLLDIINREEEGRLRIKALQKELLDIHKQKTEECERLEELVAYLRDQVQDIRVRSDRQGKFVNSCAEQLVCQGLNVNSHKEKELEDEVGTLQERTEEEKNVHMELQNFLKRQHANLQEKLQFWIQRYEKDMEKKEQEITALQNKRNISQARIQELSKKCRDMQEVIIEDRMEKERLRAQLEKEQKERDAATKIQAWWRGTLVRKGLGSPKKDKSKSKGGKKGKKKKK from the exons CAAAGAAGCGAACTGCATCTGAAAACAGCTCGACTGATGGCTGGGAGCAGTTTGTCTGATTTCACAGGAGAATTACACCAATCCCAAAAGCAAATTGGTATTCAAGAGAGGCTATGTGCTCCTGACATCCTGGCCAAAGTGCAGAAAGACAG GCAGTTTGTGTCAGATGTGATAAATGGGCTAATGGCTGACCTGCAGAAGAAGAACTCTATTCGGAGTCTCTTTTCAGCAGTAGAAGAGCAGAGGAAGAAGAAAGCCCAGCTTCTGGACATAATAAACag GGAGGAAGAGGGTCGACTCAGGATTAAAGCACTGCAGAAGGAGTTACTTGACATTCACAAGCAAAAAACAGAGGAGTGTGAG AGGCTTGAAGAGTTGGTGGCCTACCTGAGAGACCAGGTACAGGACATAAGAGTACGGTCAGACCGACAAGGGAAATTTGTGAATAGCTGTGCCGAACAGCTGGTCTGCCAAGGACTGAATGTCAACAGTCACAAAGAGAAGGAACTAGAGGATGAAGTTGGG ACGCTGCAAGAGAGAACCGAAGAAGAAAAGAATGTTCACATGGAGTTGCAGAACTTCCTAAAAAGACAGCATGCT AACTTACAGGAGAAGTTACAGTTTTGGATTCAGCGGTATGAAAAAGACATGGAGAAGAAGGAGCAAGAGATCACTGCTCTacagaataaaagaaacattagcCAGGCACGAATTCAGGAGCTGTCCAAGaag TGCAGAGACATGCAAGAAGTTATAATTGAGGATAGGATGGAGAAGGAACGCTTGCGTGCACAGCTGGAGAAGGAGCAGAAGGAGAGAGATGCTGCAACTAAG ATCCAGGCCTGGTGGCGAGGGACTCTTGTACGTAAAGGACTAGGTTCTCCTAAGAAAGACAAATCCAAGTCTAAAGGTggcaaaaaaggcaaaaagaagaagaaataa